ATAATGAGGAATTTCAATATTCAAACTAATTTACAGTGTAATTTTTTTCGAAATGAAAAGGCCATGTTTCACTCTTAAAtagataaaagaaaattaaatgttTATTGCGCCAGACAGATGATTGGCTCTGACCAGTGGGCAAAATGGTCTATGTattaaaataagtatttttaTACTTCATGACTTTTGTAGTTGGAttacatttaatttttataataaaaaaataagcaAATTAGTAGTGTTTGTTAGAGCAAAGAGCCAAATGattattctgttaaaaatttcatctatttttattttaaaattatctttATACCTCAAAATCAGGTACACATAGCACATCATAtataattatttacttatttggtcagttacgccagtttttattaataataatgggtggaatttttaataaaagttatcgaTTGCTTTTTTATCTAACATACAATGACTAATATGTTAATTTTTTAGTAAAAAAACAAAACGTAATTTAACTCTTGATCAAAGGCACCTCTTACTAATGATTTTATTGATTTGATTtcgattatatttttaattttacattcTTTGATGATGTATGTTAAGAATATCCTCCATATTTACattcatcatcttcatcacattttTAAATCTCTTATTGaccaaaagatgattttaatgaCGGTTTCAATCTTCCTACAACCAAATAATTCATCATATCAATGCCTAAAGTTAATTTACTCAAAAAGTAAGTTAATATTCATATGAAAAATGCGtatgaaaaatgtgaatttttttatattttaataatatgtaattatattaaattctgattaaatttaaaatttagtctcgtAAAATTCTTTAGTCCATGAATAAGGCTGAAACTCAAAACTACTCTATTAGACTAACATTGGCGTGACATCCAAAAGGTAGACAGAACCAATCCATCTAATGGCATTTCAGTTAGCAGGCATCAAATGATGAAATCACAGTATTGTCTATAGGAAGATCCCATGTTCCTTTCACTTCATTCTTCAATTTCTATAACATTGAGTGAAGTCAAGTTATTGTTTTGTCATGTTTTGAGTGTGGGTTTTTGATGTCTTGTACGCAACATTAATCTTGTTTCTAGCCTTGCCTTCAAAGCCCCccttctttttattattcttGAATAGGAAAAAAGATTATTAAAAAAACAAATGACAAAAGGAAAGCCTGTTATAACTAGGTTCATCAAAcaatatttcttatatatatatatatactgaagAACAAAACGTGAATCTTGTACAAAAACAAATATGTTACCAGCTGTCTCATTCATTAAATTTCTCTAAATGACAGAATAATCCAGATATTGTGATGTGAATGCTATATAATAAACCCTAAATGAAAAAACAATGGAGATCCTTGAATGACAAGGCAAGTCATGTAAATTATTTGTATATAATTTTCTAGAAAATTTAATAATAAGATGATGGAGACAGACATTTTCACATTCCTTTTAAGTTCAAGTTgaagattttattttgttttaaaagagGCAAGATTcatttgtgtaaaaatttcaatagTGATATTTATTTCCACTTAATTTTCTAAATAATAAAGTTGGGTTTAAAAGCAAAGTTGATGCAGCTGTCTAAATCACTAATGGAGATAATTaagcattcaaaaaaaaattaatgaaaaaagaGTCGAGGGTTCAATGTTTATCAGTAGTTTTCACACGGCAGGTTAGATGGGAAAAGCCGGTGCCAAGTGGTGACCGttaattttcttttttccttcttttttttgctTTGTATTTGGACTTTGTCTCTATTCAAAGTGGGGGCTTTATGATCAAACTCTATACAAATCAAACAGGACCTTGCATTCATCGACCAAGATAAACCCCACAAAAATGGCCTCTACTTTCTGtcaaaatctctgtttgctttctCTTTTTGTGCTTTTTTATGTTTCCTCGGCTAAGCCTATTTCCCATTGGAAGAACCAATCTCCAAGTTCTAGCCAGGCAAAGTTACAGGCTGAAAAGCTCATAAGAGGACTTAATTTGTTCCCTAAAGATGCTATTAATGCTGGTGACAATGCCCCTGCAGTTGAGACATCCAAGATTGTTGAAAAGCAATTCAGGTTCCCAGTGCTTGGGGAACCTGGGCCTTCCATTCAGGAGTTTGGTCACCATGCTGGGTACTATAAACTTCCACATGCTGTATCTGCAAGGTCAGCCATGAGTTCTAAATCTTGTATACATGCTATGTCAAATGATATAAATTTAGAATCAGATTGTCTGTGCAgtgaatattgaatatatttcCAAGTAACATAAGAGCCAATACAGATTCCAAAATCCCTGATGATGTAAAGCAGAATTTAATGCTTATCTGCTATATGAAGAACATGCTATTATATAAACCTTAGTGCCAGACTTAGTTTATTTTGTAGGCCTAGTCCAAATCATGCAGTGGTTTGTCTAGTTTTCTAGGTATGATTCAGAGCTGTAACATACTTTAATGCTGACAATAATACTGATTGTGGATTCTTTATCGCCTTATGTAATTTTCGCAGGATGTTTTACCTTTTCTTCGAATCACGGAACAGCAAGAAAGACCCTGTAGTGATTTGGTTGACTGGAGGTCCAGGGTGCAGCAGTGAATTGGCATTGTTTTATGAAAATGGTCCTTTCCATCTTACCAAAAACTTGTCGCTTGTATGGAATGACTATGGTTGGGACAAGGTATCTGATAGAATTCCAAAATTTTCACTGATACACTTAATTCCTTACTGCTTATCAATCCTCATTTTATTGTCCGTTGGCAGGCATCGAACATTTTGTTTGTAGATCAGCCCACTGGAACCGGTTTCAGTTATACTTCAGACGAAAACGACCTTCGCCATAATGAAACTGGTGTCAGCAACGATTTGTACGACTTCTTGCAGGTTTGTTGTGTTCTAACATTCCTTCCATACAACAGAAGCATTCAAAAATTGACTTAACTGTCTTCTGTACTTTCAGGAATTTTTCAAGCAGCATCCTGAGTATGTTGAGAATGACTTCTACATAACCGGAGAATCTTATGCCGGGCACTATATTCCAGCTTTCGCTGTTCGAGTTCACCAGGGAAACAAGGCAAAAGAGGGAATTCATGTTAATCTCAAGGTAGGTATTTCTTCATCTCCCTTTATACCATTTGAATATGGACTTTTCATTTTGATGTTTCGGGTTAAGATTGAACTCTAATATTCGAACAGGGTTTTGCAATCGGGAATGGACTAACAGATCCTGAAATCCAGTATCAAGCATACCCAGATTATGCTTTGAACACAAGTATAATTACCCAATCTGATTATGTCGACATCAAAAAGTTGGTCCCTTCATGCGTGCAAGCAATCAAAAGATGTGGTAATTGCTTCCTCTCAGCTGTAAAAGATTAAAATCAAAATCTGTACAGTTTCTTTTGTGATTTATTGATAACGTTGAACTACCATTGCAGGCTCTAAAGGTGGAGATGCTTGTGTGGATTCTTTTGATACCTGCAACACTTTATTTGATCAGATTCTGAGCATCGCTGGTAATATAAATGTAAGATAAGCCCAATATCTATCATTATATAATTACAAAAGTGATTTCTATTCAGAAGGAAGCAAAAATAGAAATCATGATTCTGAACTCTGGCATCTTTAATGCACAGTACTATGATATTAGAAAGGAATGCGAAGGAGAATTGTGCTACGATTTCTCGGCAGTGGAGACGTTCCTCAATCAGAAAACAGTTCGGGATGCCTTAGGGGTCGGTAACATTGACTTTGTGTCATGCAGCACCGAAGTATACGATGCCATGATTACAGACTGGATGAGGAACTTAGAAGTTGGCATTCCTGCTCTTCTAGAGGATGGTATAAAGGTGCTTATATATGCTGGAGAGTATGATCTTATATGCAACTGGCTCGGTGAGACCCTTCAACTCTTCTTGATTTTGTTAACTGAAAAAGAGATTTTGAAGAAATGTTATAGATTATTCACTCTGCTATACTAATGTGACTTTTTCACTTGAGGCAGGAAATTCAAACTGGGTTCATGCCATGAAATGGTCAGGACAGAAAGAGTTTGGGGCAGCTCCCACAGTTTCATTTATGGTTGATGGTGTAGAAGCTGGACAACTGAAAAGCCATGGCCCTCTCGCTTTCCTTAAGGTTCAAACACAATGCAACTGCATGcttctttttccattttttatGCTTATCAATTGTTCACATTTAAAACCAAAAAACAAAATGCAAAAATGCAGGTACATAATGCCGGTCACATGGTTCCAATGGATCAACCAAAAGCTTCATTACAAATGCTGCAGAACTGGATGCAGGGAAAGCTAGCATCATCCAAGACAGCAGAGAGACTTGCTCCCCAATAATTAACCCCACTTGTTGTGACACAATTTGCTCATGCACATTCTGAACATAAATTGAGATTTTCTAAAGCTTCATTGTTATCAATAGTGTACCCCCTTTGCGTCTTATACAGTGGTTAAGCAAATGGATCCAACTCTTTTCATTCCCCTTTTATTTATACACATTGCTATCTAAGAAGACAAAAAAAGGAAAGCCTTCCAATGTAATTATCCCTTAATGAGCTAAAAATCCCAAAACTCGATTATGAAGCACCAGAAACAGATTTGTTTCTAGATGACTAGTACAATGTTTCTATGATGGTCTGACAGTTTCATTCACCTTCTAGAAATGTAGTAACAGACCCTTGCAGCTATAATTTAGTTCATCATAATGGTCGAGATTCGACGCTCAAGAGACTATCTTGCCTATAAGAATAAAGGGTGATCAAATTAATAATCACGCACACATGCAATACTATCAACTTATTTGTACATTAGGCATTTGAAGCTGCCCCCAGTTATGTAACAATAAATTTTAGAAAGAGTTTTTAACACTCACCAGTACAATAATTGCAGCTTGAAATTACATGTACTAAACTGTGGCAGTTTGGGAATGTTTGTTTGGAACTTGCCTAAGGACTTGACTACCATTAACATATATCTGTGAGGTTGTATTAGATGCATGGCTCAGAATGGAAAATCGATCCATATGAAGCCCCATATAAGAAATAAGAGGATCAGCTCGAGACATGTCAACGACAAGCTTCAAGTACTGAGATTG
Above is a genomic segment from Gossypium arboreum isolate Shixiya-1 chromosome 8, ASM2569848v2, whole genome shotgun sequence containing:
- the LOC108470039 gene encoding serine carboxypeptidase-like — protein: MASTFCQNLCLLSLFVLFYVSSAKPISHWKNQSPSSSQAKLQAEKLIRGLNLFPKDAINAGDNAPAVETSKIVEKQFRFPVLGEPGPSIQEFGHHAGYYKLPHAVSARMFYLFFESRNSKKDPVVIWLTGGPGCSSELALFYENGPFHLTKNLSLVWNDYGWDKASNILFVDQPTGTGFSYTSDENDLRHNETGVSNDLYDFLQEFFKQHPEYVENDFYITGESYAGHYIPAFAVRVHQGNKAKEGIHVNLKGFAIGNGLTDPEIQYQAYPDYALNTSIITQSDYVDIKKLVPSCVQAIKRCGSKGGDACVDSFDTCNTLFDQILSIAGNINYYDIRKECEGELCYDFSAVETFLNQKTVRDALGVGNIDFVSCSTEVYDAMITDWMRNLEVGIPALLEDGIKVLIYAGEYDLICNWLGNSNWVHAMKWSGQKEFGAAPTVSFMVDGVEAGQLKSHGPLAFLKVHNAGHMVPMDQPKASLQMLQNWMQGKLASSKTAERLAPQ